The Sphaeramia orbicularis chromosome 18, fSphaOr1.1, whole genome shotgun sequence genome contains a region encoding:
- the LOC115438621 gene encoding tripartite motif-containing protein 2-like, with protein MEAHQHSPDSSSEECTVLEAPPGKNTCTQHAGKVAELYCSACECPLCEDCLSEHEEHPKVALSRALEQHRSLLQDGLEAVQNRLPQVSDALSFIKEILQQLTNQRASIEEDIQSSFEDLHKQLDVRKSVLLMELEVTYGLKQKVLQGQVDSLLRGEGDIMTTCSQTEEALAGEACVANLQTERELGEKLGQLAGLGLPCQPEENDQLDLVLETDGLRKSIHNLGTIVTTSAVASQSEAMGAGLEQCVVGHPASVTIVTRDKSGGACKSGNAILSAEVFTPDGSIVDGEIVDHKNGTYEFVYTVPKEGDFSLALRLYDQHIKGSPFKLIVTRASDLEVEVSPSTTTATNSAANATPSTGSSEGAKRRGKSPGQKKKGSKRASSALGTPRRKTQNPIEDDLIFRIGTKGRNKGEFTNLQGVAASTTGRILIADSNNQCVQIFSNQGEFKSRFGVRGRSPGQLQRPTGVAVHPSGDIIIADYDNKWVSIFSCEGKFKAKLGSGRLMGPKGVSVDQNGHVIVVDNKACTVFIFQLTGKLITKFGSRGNGDKQFAGPHFAAVNQNNEIIITDFHNHSVKVFTPEGELVLKFGSNGEGNGQFNAPTGVAVDINGNIIVADWGNSRIQVFDGSGSFLSYINTSADPLYGPQGLALTSDGHVVVADSGNHCFKVYRYLQ; from the exons ATGGAGGCCCACCAACACTCCCCAGATAGCAGCAGTGAGGAGTGCACCGTCCTGGAGGCGCCGCCTGGAAAAAACACCTGCACACAGCATGCAGGGAAG GTGGCAGAACTCTACTGTTCAGCCTGTGAGTGTCCTCTGTGTGAGGACTGTCTGTCTGAACATGAGGAGCACCCGAAGGTGGCGCTCAGCCGAGCCCTGGAGCAGCACCGCAGCCTTCTGCAGGACGGTCTGGAGGCGGTCCAGAACAG ACTCCCTCAGGTGTCAGACGCTCTGTCCTTCATTAAGGAGATCCTCCAGCAGCTGACCAATCAGAGAGCGTCCATCGAGGAGGACATCCAGTCCAGCTTTGAGGACCTGCATAAGCAGCTGGACGTCAGGAAGAGTGTCCTGCTGATGGAGCTGGAGGTCACCTACGGCCTCAAACAGAAG gtcctTCAGGGTCAGGTGGACAGCCTCCTTCGGGGTGAGGGGGACATCATGACCACCTGCTCCCAGACGGAGGAGGCGCTGGCGGGTGAGGCGTGCGTGGCCAACCTGCAGACGGAGCGTGAGCTCGGCGAGAAGCTGGGGCAGCTGGCCGGCCTCGGGTTGCCATGTCAACCAGAGGAGAACGACCAGCTGGACCTGGTGTTGGAGACGGATGGGCTGAGGAAGTCCATACACAACCTGGGGACCATCGTCACCACCAG cgcTGTGGCGAGCCAGAGTGAAGCCATGGGTGCAGGTTTGGAGCAGTGCGTCGTGGGACATCCTGCTTCTGTTACCATAGTGACCAGAGACAAGTCGGGAGGAGCCTGCAAGAGCGGCAACGCAATTCTGTCAGCAGAG GTTTTCACTCCAGACGGCAGCATCGTGGATGGAGAAATTGTCGACCACAAGAACGGGACGTACGAGTTTGTTTACACGGTGCCAAAGGAAGGCGACTTCTCATTGGCTCTCCGTCTGTACGACCAGCATATCAAAGGAAGTCCCTTCAAACTGATTGTCACCAGGGCCTCAGATCTGGAGGTGGAG GTGTCTCCCTCCACCACCACAGCCACCAACTCAGCAGCCAACGCCACCCCGTCCACAGGCTCCTCTGAGGGGGCCAAGAGACGAGGGAAGTCCCCTGGCCAGAAGAAGAAGGGTTCTAAGAGGGCCAGTAGTGCACTGGGCACCCCACGACGCAAAACCCAGAACCCTATCGAGGATGATCTCATCTTCAGGATTG GCACAAAGGGAAGGAATAAAGGAGAGTTCACTAACCTTCAAGGAGTGGCAGCCTCCACCACTGGGAGGATACTGATCGCCGACAGCAACAACCAGTGTGTCCAg ATTTTCTCCAACCAAGGTGAGTTCAAGAGTCGTTTTGGGGTGCGGGGCCGGTCGCCAGGACAACTGCAGCGTCCCACCGGTGTTGCCGTGCATCCCAGTGGTGATATTATCATTGCTGACTATGACAACAAATGGGTCAGCATCTTCTCCTGCGAGGGCAAGTTCAAG GCTAAGCTCGGTTCTGGTAGGCTCATGGGTCCAAAGGGCGTGTCTGTGGACCAGAATGGTCATGTGATCGTGGTTGACAATAAGGCATGTACGGTCTTCATCTTCCAGCTGACTGGCAAGCTCATCACCAAATTTGGTAGTCGGGGCAACGGGGATAAGCAGTTTGCAG GTCCTCACTTTGCGGCTGTGAACCAGAACAATGAAATCATCATAACTGACTTCCATAACCACTCTGTCAAG GTTTTTACTCCAGAGGGGGAGCTGGTGTTGAAGTTCGGCTCCAACGGTGAAGGAAACGGTCAGTTCAATGCTCCCACTGGTGTAGCCGTGGACATTAATGGGAACATCATCGTGGCCGACTGGGGAAACAGCAGAATACAG GTGTTTGACGGCAGCGGCTCCTTCCTGTCCTACATCAACACATCAGCGGACCCTTTGTACGGACCTCAGGGTTTGGCCCTGACGTCAGACGGACACGTGGTGGTGGCCGACTCTGGAAACCACTGCTTCAAAGTCTACCGCTACCTGCAATGA